The genomic region GGGTCGTCTACCCCACCGCGATTCGCAATGAGAACGCCGTGCACTCCCTCGAACACGGCGCGGTCTGGATCACCTACGACCCGGAGCGGCTGACGGCCGACCAGATCGACGGACTGGCGATGATCGTCGAGGGCCAGCCGTACACGATGATGTCGCCCTACCCCGGTCTGGACACCCCGCTGTCGGTGCAGTCATGGGGTCACCAGCTCAAGCTTGAGGACCCCCAGGACCCGCGGCTCGTCGAGTTCATCGAGGCACTGCGTCTCAACGAGAGCGCCTACCCCGAACCGGGCGCCAGCTGCGCCTCGCCCTACTTCGACGTCGACAATCCGCCGGCGTTCGACCCGACACCGCCGGGACCCGACGCGGTTCCGGTCAGGAAGTAACCGGTGCACGTCAGCGGCCGGGCCCGGCGCGCGGCGCTCGTCGTGCTGGGGGCCGTCGTCCTGCTGGCGGCGGGGTTGGGAGTCGGCCTTCTCGCGGGGGACCGTGCCGAGCGTGCGGGCCCAGGGGCCGTCGATATCGGCTTCGCCCAGGACATGTCGGTCCACCACACCCAGGCGGTCGACATGGCCACCACTGAACTACTCGGCGGGGCCGATCCCGCGGTGAAGAACCTGGCGTTCGACATCCTGACATCGCAG from Mycolicibacterium sp. YH-1 harbors:
- a CDS encoding DUF3105 domain-containing protein, with amino-acid sequence MFAGMPWGTIIATVAVIAVVVIGAVFGPRLFGGDDAAAPPDASSSDPSLKIPGVVRAEYPAGDHVTGDQRVAYDQSPPFGGAHDAVWAVCTGVVYPTAIRNENAVHSLEHGAVWITYDPERLTADQIDGLAMIVEGQPYTMMSPYPGLDTPLSVQSWGHQLKLEDPQDPRLVEFIEALRLNESAYPEPGASCASPYFDVDNPPAFDPTPPGPDAVPVRK